A DNA window from Solanum lycopersicum chromosome 3, SLM_r2.1 contains the following coding sequences:
- the LOC101259228 gene encoding pyridoxine/pyridoxamine 5'-phosphate oxidase 1, chloroplastic isoform X2, giving the protein MESTDDISYVNQQEAIEIDQMLMGPLGFTVDQLMELAGLSVASAIGEVYSSSEYTRVLVICGPGNNGGNGLVAARHLHHFGYKPSICYPKRNTEPPFAGLVTQLESLSVPFLPVEDLPVQLSSDFEIIVDAIFGFSFHGNPRPPFDSLIRRLVSIKNQQRTHEKAAVIISVDVPSGWHVVEGDICGEGIEPDMLVSLTAPKLCAKMFCGLHHFLGGRFVPRSIIDKFKLKLPPYPGTSMCVRIGNFPETNSSAQKGIFTASVNLEVEENPIDQFHKWLGDASEAGVKEPHYMVLSTAGKDAKPSSRMVSLEGVNKDGFVWHTNYRSRKAREISENPHASLLFYWGPIKCQVRVEGFVEQVSDEESERYFSSLPLDIQIRPIVSKQSTLIHGREILHHQYKEFKEKYHDSIPSVPSRSILLVGIQTSIARPKHWGGYRLIPEFFEFWQGEESQVLLKFRYCVEEIDGRRVWTIHRLVPQFAESASSL; this is encoded by the exons ATGGAGAGCACAGACGATATATCATATGTTAACCAGCAAGAAGCCATAGAAATTGATCAGATGTTGATGGGTCCTCTTGGTTTTACTGTTGATCAGCTCATG GAATTGGCAGGCTTGAGTGTTGCCTCTGCAATTGGAGAG GTCTATAGTTCAAGTGAATATACTCGCGTGCTTGTTATATGTGGTCCTGGTAACAATGGTGGGAATGGTCTTGTAGCTGCTCGACACTTACATCACTTTGGTTATAAGCCCTCCATTTGTTATCCAAAACGGAATACCGAACCTCCCTTTGCTGGTTTAGTTACCCAG CTTGAGTCACTGTCAGTTCCATTCTTGCCAGTGGAAGATCTACCCGTGCAGCTTTCAAGTGACTTTGAAATTATAGTGGATGCAATTTTTGGATTCTCATTTCATG GTAACCCAAGGCCACCGTTTGATAGTCTCATTAGAAGGCTGGTCTCCATAAAAAACCAGCAGCGCACACATGAAAAAGCAGCTGTGATTATATCTGTAGACGTACCTTCCGGGTGGCACGTGGTAGAGGGAGACATTTGTGGTGAAGGCATTGAACCTGATATGCTG GTCTCTTTGACTGCTCCAAAATTGTGTGCCAAAATGTTTTGTGGCctgcatcattttttgggtggaAGATTTGTTCCACGATCTATCATAGACAAATTCAAGTTAAAACTTCCACCATATCCCGGCACTTCCATGTGTGTTCGAATTGGAAATTTTCCAGAAACCAATTCATCAGCACAGAAAGGGATATTTACAGCTTCTGTAAATCTTGAGGTGGAGGAAAATCCTATTGATCAG TTTCACAAGTGGCTTGGTGATGCATCGGAAGCTGGTGTCAAAGAACCCCATTATATGGTCCTATCAACAGCTGGTAAAGATGCAAAACC TTCATCGCGAATGGTATCATTGGAAGGAGTAAACAAAGATGGTTTTGTCTG GCACACCAACTATAGGAGTCGAAAGGCTCGTGAAATTTCTGAAAATCCTCATGCATCACTTCTCTTTTACTGGGGTCCTATAAAATGCCAG GTAAGAGTGGAGGGATTTGTGGAGCAAGTTTCTGATGAGGAATCTGAACGATACTTCTCTAGTCTTCCTCTAGATATCCAGATTAGGCCAATAGTTAGCAAGCAG AGCACACTGATTCATGGACGAGAGATTCTCCATCATCAGTACAAAGAATTCAAGGAGAAGTACCATGACAG TATTCCATCTGTGCCTAGCAGAAGTATTCTATTGGTTGGGATACA AACTTCAATAGCAAGACCCAAGCACTGGGGTGGCTACAGGCTTATTCCAGAATTTTTTGAGTTTTGGCAGGGAGAGGAATCTCAAGTTCTCCTCAA ATTTCGGTACTGTGTGGAGGAGATTGATGGAAGAAGAGTATGGACAATTCATAGATTGGTCCCACAGTTCGCAGAATCAGCATCATCATTATGA
- the LOC101259228 gene encoding pyridoxine/pyridoxamine 5'-phosphate oxidase 1, chloroplastic isoform X6, translating to MESTDDISYVNQQEAIEIDQMLMGPLGFTVDQLMELAGLSVASAIGEVYSSSEYTRVLVICGPGNNGGNGLVAARHLHHFGYKPSICYPKRNTEPPFAGLVTQLESLSVPFLPVEDLPVQLSSDFEIIVDAIFGFSFHGNPRPPFDSLIRRLVSIKNQQRTHEKAAVIISVDVPSGWHVVEGDICGEGIEPDMLVSLTAPKLCAKMFCGLHHFLGGRFVPRSIIDKFKLKLPPYPGTSMCVRIGNFPETNSSAQKGIFTASVNLEVEENPIDQFHKWLGDASEAGVKEPHYMVLSTAGKDAKPSSRMVSLEGVNKDGFVWHTNYRSRKAREISENPHASLLFYWGPIKCQVRVEGFVEQVSDEESERYFSSLPLDIQIRPIVSKQSTLIHGREILHHQYKEFKEKYHDRFRYCVEEIDGRRVWTIHRLVPQFAESASSL from the exons ATGGAGAGCACAGACGATATATCATATGTTAACCAGCAAGAAGCCATAGAAATTGATCAGATGTTGATGGGTCCTCTTGGTTTTACTGTTGATCAGCTCATG GAATTGGCAGGCTTGAGTGTTGCCTCTGCAATTGGAGAG GTCTATAGTTCAAGTGAATATACTCGCGTGCTTGTTATATGTGGTCCTGGTAACAATGGTGGGAATGGTCTTGTAGCTGCTCGACACTTACATCACTTTGGTTATAAGCCCTCCATTTGTTATCCAAAACGGAATACCGAACCTCCCTTTGCTGGTTTAGTTACCCAG CTTGAGTCACTGTCAGTTCCATTCTTGCCAGTGGAAGATCTACCCGTGCAGCTTTCAAGTGACTTTGAAATTATAGTGGATGCAATTTTTGGATTCTCATTTCATG GTAACCCAAGGCCACCGTTTGATAGTCTCATTAGAAGGCTGGTCTCCATAAAAAACCAGCAGCGCACACATGAAAAAGCAGCTGTGATTATATCTGTAGACGTACCTTCCGGGTGGCACGTGGTAGAGGGAGACATTTGTGGTGAAGGCATTGAACCTGATATGCTG GTCTCTTTGACTGCTCCAAAATTGTGTGCCAAAATGTTTTGTGGCctgcatcattttttgggtggaAGATTTGTTCCACGATCTATCATAGACAAATTCAAGTTAAAACTTCCACCATATCCCGGCACTTCCATGTGTGTTCGAATTGGAAATTTTCCAGAAACCAATTCATCAGCACAGAAAGGGATATTTACAGCTTCTGTAAATCTTGAGGTGGAGGAAAATCCTATTGATCAG TTTCACAAGTGGCTTGGTGATGCATCGGAAGCTGGTGTCAAAGAACCCCATTATATGGTCCTATCAACAGCTGGTAAAGATGCAAAACC TTCATCGCGAATGGTATCATTGGAAGGAGTAAACAAAGATGGTTTTGTCTG GCACACCAACTATAGGAGTCGAAAGGCTCGTGAAATTTCTGAAAATCCTCATGCATCACTTCTCTTTTACTGGGGTCCTATAAAATGCCAG GTAAGAGTGGAGGGATTTGTGGAGCAAGTTTCTGATGAGGAATCTGAACGATACTTCTCTAGTCTTCCTCTAGATATCCAGATTAGGCCAATAGTTAGCAAGCAG AGCACACTGATTCATGGACGAGAGATTCTCCATCATCAGTACAAAGAATTCAAGGAGAAGTACCATGACAG ATTTCGGTACTGTGTGGAGGAGATTGATGGAAGAAGAGTATGGACAATTCATAGATTGGTCCCACAGTTCGCAGAATCAGCATCATCATTATGA
- the LOC101259523 gene encoding E2F transcription factor-like E2FE produces the protein MALASDPSKESRSTYCRKQKSLGLLCSNFLSLYDRQGVETIGLDDAARRLGVERRRIYDIVNVLESIGVLARKAKNRYSWKGLEAIPRTLEQLKEEGLKENVSGFDGSSSAKGSDDDDDDDRDSNLITSSQTDKLSSNSGVNSAAPVKSENRREKSLGLLTQNFVKLFLCTNVDMICLDEAAKILLGDGRPPAMTRTKVRRLYDIANVLSSMKYIEKTHHPETRKPAFRWLGLGGRSEYKSVDAFCAIESKKRVFGTELTNTTIKRNRVALPMDGISDEATRKQLLTEVKCENLENAFHIPKQEPGLTASKKSYHFGPFAPPTVPQAEVSEADRMKRVHDWESLASSYRPQYHNQALKDLFAHYVEAWKSWYLEVAGKNPIQLIS, from the exons atggcTTTAGCTTCAGATCCTTCGAAAGAATCCAGATCTACTTATTGTCGGAAACAGAAATCACTTGGTCTCTTATGTTCAAA TTTTTTGAGCTTGTATGATCGACAAGGTGTGGAAACTATTGGGCTTGATGATGCTGCTCGGAGATTGG GGGTTGAAAGACGGCGGATCTATGATATTGTGAATGTACTGGAAAGCATTGGT GTTCTTGCTAGGAAGGCTAAGAACAGGTATTCATGGAAAGGGTTAGAAGCAATTCCGAGGACTTTGGAACAGTTGAAG GAAGAGGGTCTTAAAGAGAATGTCAGTGGATTTGATGGATCTAGCTCTGCCAAG GGTtcagatgatgatgatgatgatgatagagATTCCAACCTAATCACTTCGAGTCAGACTGATAAACTAAGCTCCAATTCTGGTGTCAACTCTGCAGCGCCAGTTAAATCTG AAAATAGGAGAGAAAAATCATTGGGACTGCTTACACAGAATTTTGTGAAGCTCTTCCTCTGCACCAAT GTTGACATGATTTGCCTTGATGAGGCAGCAAAGATACTGTTAGGAGATGGGAGGCCTCCTGCCATGACAAGAA CAAAAGTTAGGAGGCTGTATGATATCGCAAATGTTTTGTCTTCGATGAAATATATTGAGAAG ACCCATCATCCAGAGACGAGGAAACCTGCATTTAGATGGTTGGGGCTTGGAGGAAGATCAGAATATAAATCAGTTGATGCCTTTTGTGCTATTGAGTCCAAGAAGAGGGTATTTGGGACTGAGCTTACAAACACAACTATCAAGAGGAACAGAGTTGCTCTACCTATGGATGGTATTTCAGATGAAGCAACTCGAAAACAATTGCTAACTGAAGTGAAATGTGAGAACCTAGAAAATGCTTTTCACATTCCTAAACAGGAGCCTGGTTTAACAGCGAGCAAAAAGAGTTACCACTTTGGTCCATTTGCTCCTCCAACCGTACCTCAAGCTGAAGTTTCTGAGGCTGACAGAATGAAACGGGTTCATGACTGGGAAAGTCTAGCCTCCAGTTACCGTCCTCAATATCACAACCAAG CACTGAAAGATCTATTTGCACATTATGTGGAAGCATGGAAATCATGGTACTTGGAAGTTGCTGGGAAGAACCCTATTCAGCTGATCTCTTGA
- the LOC101259228 gene encoding pyridoxine/pyridoxamine 5'-phosphate oxidase 1, chloroplastic isoform X4: MESTDDISYVNQQEAIEIDQMLMGPLGFTVDQLMELAGLSVASAIGEVYSSSEYTRVLVICGPGNNGGNGLVAARHLHHFGYKPSICYPKRNTEPPFAGLVTQLESLSVPFLPVEDLPVQLSSDFEIIVDAIFGFSFHGNPRPPFDSLIRRLVSIKNQQRTHEKAAVIISVDVPSGWHVVEGDICGEGIEPDMLVSLTAPKLCAKMFCGLHHFLGGRFVPRSIIDKFKLKLPPYPGTSMCVRIGNFPETNSSAQKGIFTASVNLEVEENPIDQFHKWLGDASEAGVKEPHYMVLSTAGKDAKPSSRMVSLEGVNKDGFVWHTNYRSRKAREISENPHASLLFYWGPIKCQVRVEGFVEQVSDEESERYFSSLPLDIQIRPIVSKQSTLIHGREILHHQYKEFKEKYHDRTSIARPKHWGGYRLIPEFFEFWQGEESQVLLKFRYCVEEIDGRRVWTIHRLVPQFAESASSL; this comes from the exons ATGGAGAGCACAGACGATATATCATATGTTAACCAGCAAGAAGCCATAGAAATTGATCAGATGTTGATGGGTCCTCTTGGTTTTACTGTTGATCAGCTCATG GAATTGGCAGGCTTGAGTGTTGCCTCTGCAATTGGAGAG GTCTATAGTTCAAGTGAATATACTCGCGTGCTTGTTATATGTGGTCCTGGTAACAATGGTGGGAATGGTCTTGTAGCTGCTCGACACTTACATCACTTTGGTTATAAGCCCTCCATTTGTTATCCAAAACGGAATACCGAACCTCCCTTTGCTGGTTTAGTTACCCAG CTTGAGTCACTGTCAGTTCCATTCTTGCCAGTGGAAGATCTACCCGTGCAGCTTTCAAGTGACTTTGAAATTATAGTGGATGCAATTTTTGGATTCTCATTTCATG GTAACCCAAGGCCACCGTTTGATAGTCTCATTAGAAGGCTGGTCTCCATAAAAAACCAGCAGCGCACACATGAAAAAGCAGCTGTGATTATATCTGTAGACGTACCTTCCGGGTGGCACGTGGTAGAGGGAGACATTTGTGGTGAAGGCATTGAACCTGATATGCTG GTCTCTTTGACTGCTCCAAAATTGTGTGCCAAAATGTTTTGTGGCctgcatcattttttgggtggaAGATTTGTTCCACGATCTATCATAGACAAATTCAAGTTAAAACTTCCACCATATCCCGGCACTTCCATGTGTGTTCGAATTGGAAATTTTCCAGAAACCAATTCATCAGCACAGAAAGGGATATTTACAGCTTCTGTAAATCTTGAGGTGGAGGAAAATCCTATTGATCAG TTTCACAAGTGGCTTGGTGATGCATCGGAAGCTGGTGTCAAAGAACCCCATTATATGGTCCTATCAACAGCTGGTAAAGATGCAAAACC TTCATCGCGAATGGTATCATTGGAAGGAGTAAACAAAGATGGTTTTGTCTG GCACACCAACTATAGGAGTCGAAAGGCTCGTGAAATTTCTGAAAATCCTCATGCATCACTTCTCTTTTACTGGGGTCCTATAAAATGCCAG GTAAGAGTGGAGGGATTTGTGGAGCAAGTTTCTGATGAGGAATCTGAACGATACTTCTCTAGTCTTCCTCTAGATATCCAGATTAGGCCAATAGTTAGCAAGCAG AGCACACTGATTCATGGACGAGAGATTCTCCATCATCAGTACAAAGAATTCAAGGAGAAGTACCATGACAG AACTTCAATAGCAAGACCCAAGCACTGGGGTGGCTACAGGCTTATTCCAGAATTTTTTGAGTTTTGGCAGGGAGAGGAATCTCAAGTTCTCCTCAA ATTTCGGTACTGTGTGGAGGAGATTGATGGAAGAAGAGTATGGACAATTCATAGATTGGTCCCACAGTTCGCAGAATCAGCATCATCATTATGA
- the LOC101259228 gene encoding pyridoxine/pyridoxamine 5'-phosphate oxidase 1, chloroplastic isoform X3, translated as MESTDDISYVNQQEAIEIDQMLMGPLGFTVDQLMELAGLSVASAIGEVYSSSEYTRVLVICGPGNNGGNGLVAARHLHHFGYKPSICYPKRNTEPPFAGLVTQLESLSVPFLPVEDLPVQLSSDFEIIVDAIFGFSFHGNPRPPFDSLIRRLVSIKNQQRTHEKAAVIISVDVPSGWHVVEGDICGEGIEPDMLVSLTAPKLCAKMFCGLHHFLGGRFVPRSIIDKFKLKLPPYPGTSMCVRIGNFPETNSSAQKGIFTASVNLEVEENPIDQVELYKFHKWLGDASEAGVKEPHYMVLSTAGKDAKPSSRMVSLEGVNKDGFVWHTNYRSRKAREISENPHASLLFYWGPIKCQVRVEGFVEQVSDEESERYFSSLPLDIQIRPIVSKQSTLIHGREILHHQYKEFKEKYHDRTSIARPKHWGGYRLIPEFFEFWQGEESQVLLKFRYCVEEIDGRRVWTIHRLVPQFAESASSL; from the exons ATGGAGAGCACAGACGATATATCATATGTTAACCAGCAAGAAGCCATAGAAATTGATCAGATGTTGATGGGTCCTCTTGGTTTTACTGTTGATCAGCTCATG GAATTGGCAGGCTTGAGTGTTGCCTCTGCAATTGGAGAG GTCTATAGTTCAAGTGAATATACTCGCGTGCTTGTTATATGTGGTCCTGGTAACAATGGTGGGAATGGTCTTGTAGCTGCTCGACACTTACATCACTTTGGTTATAAGCCCTCCATTTGTTATCCAAAACGGAATACCGAACCTCCCTTTGCTGGTTTAGTTACCCAG CTTGAGTCACTGTCAGTTCCATTCTTGCCAGTGGAAGATCTACCCGTGCAGCTTTCAAGTGACTTTGAAATTATAGTGGATGCAATTTTTGGATTCTCATTTCATG GTAACCCAAGGCCACCGTTTGATAGTCTCATTAGAAGGCTGGTCTCCATAAAAAACCAGCAGCGCACACATGAAAAAGCAGCTGTGATTATATCTGTAGACGTACCTTCCGGGTGGCACGTGGTAGAGGGAGACATTTGTGGTGAAGGCATTGAACCTGATATGCTG GTCTCTTTGACTGCTCCAAAATTGTGTGCCAAAATGTTTTGTGGCctgcatcattttttgggtggaAGATTTGTTCCACGATCTATCATAGACAAATTCAAGTTAAAACTTCCACCATATCCCGGCACTTCCATGTGTGTTCGAATTGGAAATTTTCCAGAAACCAATTCATCAGCACAGAAAGGGATATTTACAGCTTCTGTAAATCTTGAGGTGGAGGAAAATCCTATTGATCAGGTTGAGTTGTATAAA TTTCACAAGTGGCTTGGTGATGCATCGGAAGCTGGTGTCAAAGAACCCCATTATATGGTCCTATCAACAGCTGGTAAAGATGCAAAACC TTCATCGCGAATGGTATCATTGGAAGGAGTAAACAAAGATGGTTTTGTCTG GCACACCAACTATAGGAGTCGAAAGGCTCGTGAAATTTCTGAAAATCCTCATGCATCACTTCTCTTTTACTGGGGTCCTATAAAATGCCAG GTAAGAGTGGAGGGATTTGTGGAGCAAGTTTCTGATGAGGAATCTGAACGATACTTCTCTAGTCTTCCTCTAGATATCCAGATTAGGCCAATAGTTAGCAAGCAG AGCACACTGATTCATGGACGAGAGATTCTCCATCATCAGTACAAAGAATTCAAGGAGAAGTACCATGACAG AACTTCAATAGCAAGACCCAAGCACTGGGGTGGCTACAGGCTTATTCCAGAATTTTTTGAGTTTTGGCAGGGAGAGGAATCTCAAGTTCTCCTCAA ATTTCGGTACTGTGTGGAGGAGATTGATGGAAGAAGAGTATGGACAATTCATAGATTGGTCCCACAGTTCGCAGAATCAGCATCATCATTATGA
- the LOC101259228 gene encoding pyridoxine/pyridoxamine 5'-phosphate oxidase 1, chloroplastic isoform X1, protein MESTDDISYVNQQEAIEIDQMLMGPLGFTVDQLMELAGLSVASAIGEVYSSSEYTRVLVICGPGNNGGNGLVAARHLHHFGYKPSICYPKRNTEPPFAGLVTQLESLSVPFLPVEDLPVQLSSDFEIIVDAIFGFSFHGNPRPPFDSLIRRLVSIKNQQRTHEKAAVIISVDVPSGWHVVEGDICGEGIEPDMLVSLTAPKLCAKMFCGLHHFLGGRFVPRSIIDKFKLKLPPYPGTSMCVRIGNFPETNSSAQKGIFTASVNLEVEENPIDQVELYKFHKWLGDASEAGVKEPHYMVLSTAGKDAKPSSRMVSLEGVNKDGFVWHTNYRSRKAREISENPHASLLFYWGPIKCQVRVEGFVEQVSDEESERYFSSLPLDIQIRPIVSKQSTLIHGREILHHQYKEFKEKYHDSIPSVPSRSILLVGIQTSIARPKHWGGYRLIPEFFEFWQGEESQVLLKFRYCVEEIDGRRVWTIHRLVPQFAESASSL, encoded by the exons ATGGAGAGCACAGACGATATATCATATGTTAACCAGCAAGAAGCCATAGAAATTGATCAGATGTTGATGGGTCCTCTTGGTTTTACTGTTGATCAGCTCATG GAATTGGCAGGCTTGAGTGTTGCCTCTGCAATTGGAGAG GTCTATAGTTCAAGTGAATATACTCGCGTGCTTGTTATATGTGGTCCTGGTAACAATGGTGGGAATGGTCTTGTAGCTGCTCGACACTTACATCACTTTGGTTATAAGCCCTCCATTTGTTATCCAAAACGGAATACCGAACCTCCCTTTGCTGGTTTAGTTACCCAG CTTGAGTCACTGTCAGTTCCATTCTTGCCAGTGGAAGATCTACCCGTGCAGCTTTCAAGTGACTTTGAAATTATAGTGGATGCAATTTTTGGATTCTCATTTCATG GTAACCCAAGGCCACCGTTTGATAGTCTCATTAGAAGGCTGGTCTCCATAAAAAACCAGCAGCGCACACATGAAAAAGCAGCTGTGATTATATCTGTAGACGTACCTTCCGGGTGGCACGTGGTAGAGGGAGACATTTGTGGTGAAGGCATTGAACCTGATATGCTG GTCTCTTTGACTGCTCCAAAATTGTGTGCCAAAATGTTTTGTGGCctgcatcattttttgggtggaAGATTTGTTCCACGATCTATCATAGACAAATTCAAGTTAAAACTTCCACCATATCCCGGCACTTCCATGTGTGTTCGAATTGGAAATTTTCCAGAAACCAATTCATCAGCACAGAAAGGGATATTTACAGCTTCTGTAAATCTTGAGGTGGAGGAAAATCCTATTGATCAGGTTGAGTTGTATAAA TTTCACAAGTGGCTTGGTGATGCATCGGAAGCTGGTGTCAAAGAACCCCATTATATGGTCCTATCAACAGCTGGTAAAGATGCAAAACC TTCATCGCGAATGGTATCATTGGAAGGAGTAAACAAAGATGGTTTTGTCTG GCACACCAACTATAGGAGTCGAAAGGCTCGTGAAATTTCTGAAAATCCTCATGCATCACTTCTCTTTTACTGGGGTCCTATAAAATGCCAG GTAAGAGTGGAGGGATTTGTGGAGCAAGTTTCTGATGAGGAATCTGAACGATACTTCTCTAGTCTTCCTCTAGATATCCAGATTAGGCCAATAGTTAGCAAGCAG AGCACACTGATTCATGGACGAGAGATTCTCCATCATCAGTACAAAGAATTCAAGGAGAAGTACCATGACAG TATTCCATCTGTGCCTAGCAGAAGTATTCTATTGGTTGGGATACA AACTTCAATAGCAAGACCCAAGCACTGGGGTGGCTACAGGCTTATTCCAGAATTTTTTGAGTTTTGGCAGGGAGAGGAATCTCAAGTTCTCCTCAA ATTTCGGTACTGTGTGGAGGAGATTGATGGAAGAAGAGTATGGACAATTCATAGATTGGTCCCACAGTTCGCAGAATCAGCATCATCATTATGA
- the LOC101259228 gene encoding pyridoxine/pyridoxamine 5'-phosphate oxidase 1, chloroplastic isoform X5, whose product MESTDDISYVNQQEAIEIDQMLMGPLGFTVDQLMELAGLSVASAIGEVYSSSEYTRVLVICGPGNNGGNGLVAARHLHHFGYKPSICYPKRNTEPPFAGLVTQLESLSVPFLPVEDLPVQLSSDFEIIVDAIFGFSFHGNPRPPFDSLIRRLVSIKNQQRTHEKAAVIISVDVPSGWHVVEGDICGEGIEPDMLVSLTAPKLCAKMFCGLHHFLGGRFVPRSIIDKFKLKLPPYPGTSMCVRIGNFPETNSSAQKGIFTASVNLEVEENPIDQVELYKFHKWLGDASEAGVKEPHYMVLSTAGKDAKPSSRMVSLEGVNKDGFVWHTNYRSRKAREISENPHASLLFYWGPIKCQVRVEGFVEQVSDEESERYFSSLPLDIQIRPIVSKQSTLIHGREILHHQYKEFKEKYHDRFRYCVEEIDGRRVWTIHRLVPQFAESASSL is encoded by the exons ATGGAGAGCACAGACGATATATCATATGTTAACCAGCAAGAAGCCATAGAAATTGATCAGATGTTGATGGGTCCTCTTGGTTTTACTGTTGATCAGCTCATG GAATTGGCAGGCTTGAGTGTTGCCTCTGCAATTGGAGAG GTCTATAGTTCAAGTGAATATACTCGCGTGCTTGTTATATGTGGTCCTGGTAACAATGGTGGGAATGGTCTTGTAGCTGCTCGACACTTACATCACTTTGGTTATAAGCCCTCCATTTGTTATCCAAAACGGAATACCGAACCTCCCTTTGCTGGTTTAGTTACCCAG CTTGAGTCACTGTCAGTTCCATTCTTGCCAGTGGAAGATCTACCCGTGCAGCTTTCAAGTGACTTTGAAATTATAGTGGATGCAATTTTTGGATTCTCATTTCATG GTAACCCAAGGCCACCGTTTGATAGTCTCATTAGAAGGCTGGTCTCCATAAAAAACCAGCAGCGCACACATGAAAAAGCAGCTGTGATTATATCTGTAGACGTACCTTCCGGGTGGCACGTGGTAGAGGGAGACATTTGTGGTGAAGGCATTGAACCTGATATGCTG GTCTCTTTGACTGCTCCAAAATTGTGTGCCAAAATGTTTTGTGGCctgcatcattttttgggtggaAGATTTGTTCCACGATCTATCATAGACAAATTCAAGTTAAAACTTCCACCATATCCCGGCACTTCCATGTGTGTTCGAATTGGAAATTTTCCAGAAACCAATTCATCAGCACAGAAAGGGATATTTACAGCTTCTGTAAATCTTGAGGTGGAGGAAAATCCTATTGATCAGGTTGAGTTGTATAAA TTTCACAAGTGGCTTGGTGATGCATCGGAAGCTGGTGTCAAAGAACCCCATTATATGGTCCTATCAACAGCTGGTAAAGATGCAAAACC TTCATCGCGAATGGTATCATTGGAAGGAGTAAACAAAGATGGTTTTGTCTG GCACACCAACTATAGGAGTCGAAAGGCTCGTGAAATTTCTGAAAATCCTCATGCATCACTTCTCTTTTACTGGGGTCCTATAAAATGCCAG GTAAGAGTGGAGGGATTTGTGGAGCAAGTTTCTGATGAGGAATCTGAACGATACTTCTCTAGTCTTCCTCTAGATATCCAGATTAGGCCAATAGTTAGCAAGCAG AGCACACTGATTCATGGACGAGAGATTCTCCATCATCAGTACAAAGAATTCAAGGAGAAGTACCATGACAG ATTTCGGTACTGTGTGGAGGAGATTGATGGAAGAAGAGTATGGACAATTCATAGATTGGTCCCACAGTTCGCAGAATCAGCATCATCATTATGA